The proteins below are encoded in one region of Ricinus communis isolate WT05 ecotype wild-type chromosome 6, ASM1957865v1, whole genome shotgun sequence:
- the LOC8263257 gene encoding leucine--tRNA ligase, cytoplasmic isoform X1, giving the protein MATEGAKSFARRDRLLEIEQKARTWWGEKDVFRSEPGKKSPGPDEKFFGNFPFPYMNGFLHLGHAFSLSKLEFAAAYHRLRGANVLLPFAFHCTGMPIKASADKLRREIQQFGDPPIFTKEVEEQVETQTETDEAPGNVPIDKFKGKKSKAASKSGGQMYQWEIMRSFGLSDTEISKFQDPYEWLRFFPPLAMEDLKAFGLGCDWRRSFVTTDINPYFDSFVQWQMRKLKSMGKIVKDVRYTIFSPLDGQPCADHDRASGEGVQPQEYTIIKMEVLPPFPAKIGPLEGKNVFLAAATLRPETMYGQTNAWVLPDGKYGAFEINETDVFILTERAALNLAYQNFSRFPQKPSCLVELTGYDLIGLRLKSPLSFNEVIYALPMLTILTDKGTGIVTSVPSDAPDDYMALHDLKAKPALRAKYGVIDEWVMPFEIVPIINIPEFGDKAAEKVCMDLKIKSQNEKEKLAEAKRLTYLRGFTEGTMLVGELAGRKVQEAKPLIRAKLIETGEAIIYSEPEKRVVSRSGDECVVALTDQWYITYGEEEWRKLAEECLSSMNLYSDETRHGFEHTLSWLNQWACSRSFGLGTRIPWDKDFLVESLSDSTIYMAYYTVAHLLHNDDMYGTNKPHPIQPAQMTDEVWDFIICGGSYPKSSDISSSVLEKMKHEFEYWYPFDLRVSGKDLIQNHLTFCMYNHTAIMAKHHWPRGFRCNGHIMLNSEKMSKSTGNFRTLRQAIEEFSADATRFSLADAGDGVDDANFVFETANAAILRLTKELSWMEEEILAVESSLRMGPPSTYADRVFENEMNIAVKMTEQSYRGYMFREALKTGFYDLQAARDEYRFSCGTGNMNRDLLWRFVDVQTRLIAPICPHYAEYVWRELLRKDGFVVNAGWPTAGSPDLTLKAANKYLQDSIVNMRKLLQKQHSGSKKANKKGAPVATLTEGKMIGLIYVNERFDGWKAECLRILQSKFDSNSRTFAPDTEIMEALKSSTVGQATDFKQTQKLCMPFLRFKKDEAIAMGPQALDLKLPFGEFDVLQENVDLIKRQLGLEEVEIFYATNADAVARAGSQVSVLNQNLPSPGKPSAIYLTR; this is encoded by the exons ATGGCAACTGAGGGTGCGAAAAGCTTTGCAAGGAGGGATCGTCTCCTGGAGATTGAGCAGAAGGCTCGAACTTGGTGGGGGGAGAAAGATGTATTCAGGTCTGAACCTGGTAAAAAATCTCCTGGACCCGATGAGAAGTTCTTTGGCAACTTTCCGTTTCCGTATATGAATGGGTTTTTGCATCTTGGACATGCATTCTCATTATCCAAGCTTGAGTTTGCTGCCGCCTACCATAGATTAAGGGGTGCTAATGTGCTTTTGCCATTTGCTTTCCACTGTACTGGTATGCCCATTAAAGCATCAGCAGATAAGCTTCGTCGGGAGATTCAACAGTTTGGCGATCCCCCTATATTTACTAAAGAAGTGGAGGAGCAAGTAGAAACACAAACAGAGACTGACGAAGCCCCAGGAAATGTGCCAATAGATAAGTTCAAGGGAAAAAAGTCCAAGGCTGCATCAAAATCAGGAGGACAAATGTACCAGTGGGAAATTATGCGCAGTTTTGGACTCTCTGATACTGAGATATCAAAGTTCCAGGATCCATACGAATGGTTGAGATTTTTTCCTCCATTAGCCATGGAAGATCTTAAGGCTTTTGGCTTGGGTTGTGACTGGAGACGTTCATTTGTGACAACAGATATAAACCCTTACTTTGATTCTTTTGTGCAGTGGCAGATGAGGAAATTAAAATCCATGGGTAAGATTGTCAAAGATGTGCGCTACACAATTTTCTCTCCCTTGGATGGCCAACCATGTGCAGATCATGACAGGGCAAGTGGTGAAGGAGTGCAGCCGCAAGAATACACTATTATCAAGATGGAGGTATTGCCACCTTTTCCTGCTAAAATTGGGCCTTTAGAAGGGAAAAATGTGTTTCTAGCTGCTGCTACATTGAGACCGGAGACTATGTATGGACAAACAAATGCATGGGTATTGCCTGATGGTAAATATGGAGCTTTTGAAATCAATGAAACAGATGTATTCATCCTCACCGAGAGAGCAGCCCTCAACCTTGCCTATCAGAATTTCTCAAGGTTCCCTCAGAAACCTAGTTGCTTGGTTGAGCTAACTGGTTATGATCTGATTGGTTTACGCTTGAAGTCTCCGCTTTCTTTCAATGAGGTCATATATGCTCTTCCCATGTTAACTATCCTGACAGACAAAGGCACTGGGATTGTGACTAGTGTACCTAGTGATGCCCCTGATGATTATATGGCTTTGCATGATTTGAAGGCAAAACCAGCTCTAAGGGCAAAGTATGGTGTGATAGATGAATGGGTAATGCCCTTTGAGATCGTACCAATCATCAACATTCCAGAATTTGGAGATAAGGCTGCTGAAAAAGTTTGCATGGATCTTAAAATTAAGAGCCAAAATGAGAAAGAGAAACTTGCAGAAGCAAAAAGGTTGACCTACTTGAGAGGATTCACAGAGGGAACAATGCTGGTTGGAGAATTAGCAGGGAGAAAAGTCCAGGAAGCAAAGCCGTTAATTAGGGCTAAGCTCATTGAGACGGGTGAGGCAATTATATATAGTGAGCCTGAGAAACGGGTTGTGTCAAGGTCTGGTGATGAGTGTGTTGTGGCTCTTACGGACCAATGGTATATTACATATGGAGAAGAAGAATGGAGAAAACTGGCTGAGGAATGCTTATCCAGTATGAATCTCTATTCTGATGAGACGCGACATGGCTTTGAGCACACTTTGAGCTGGCTAAATCAGTGGGCTTGTTCGCGATCTTTTGGGCTTGGGACGCGCATACCCTGGGATAAAGATTTCCTTGTTGAATCCTTGTCTGACTCTACTATTTACATGGCTTATTACACTGTTGCCCACCTGCTTCATAATGACGACATGTATGGCACAAATAAGCCTCATCCCATTCAGCCTGCACAAATGACTGATGAAGTCTGGGATTTTATTATCTGTGGCGGTTCATACCCCAAATCATCTGATATATCTTCATCTGTACTTGAGAAAATGAAGCATGAGTTTGAATATTGGTACCCGTTTGATCTTCGAGTTTCTGGTAAGGACCTTATCCAGAATCATTTGACATTCTGCATGTACAACCATACAGCAATTATGGCCAAGCACCACTGGCCTCGGGGATTCAGGTGTAATGGTCACATTATGCTTAATTCTGAAAAGATGAGCAAGTCTACAGGAAATTTCAGAACACTGCGCCAGGCAATTGAGGAATTTTCAGCTGATGCAACACGATTCTCTTTGGCTGATGCTGGGGATggtgttgatgatgcaaacTTTGTATTTGAAACTGCAAATGCTGCAATCCTTCGTCTCACTAAAGAACTTTCCTGGATGGAAGAAGAGATTCTGGCTGTTGAATCATCTCTGAGGATGGGTCCACCATCTACTTATGCTGATCGAGTGTTTGAAAACGAGATGAACATTGCTGTCAAAATGACTGAGCAAAGTTACAGGGGCTACATGTTTAGAGAAGCTCTGAAAACTGGGTTTTATGATTTGCAAGCTGCAAGGGATGAGTACAGGTTCTCATGTGGCACTGGGAACATGAACCGCGACTTGCTATGGCGCTTTGTGGATGTCCAGACACGGCTAATTGCTCCAATCTGTCCGCACTATGCAGAATATGTTTGGAGGGAACTTTTGAGGAAGGACGGATTCGTGGTGAATGCGGGGTGGCCTACAGCTGGTTCTCCTGATCTAACTCTGAAGGCTGCTAACAAGTACTTGCAGGACTCAATTGTTAATATGCGGAAGTTACTTCAGAAACAACACTCAGGTTCAAAGAAAGCCAATAAGAAGGGGGCTCCAGTTGCAACGCTAACTGAAGGCAAGATGATAGGCTTGATATATGTAAATGAGCGATTTGATGGATGGAAGGCAGAATGCTTGAGGATACTTCAAAGCAAATTTGACAGCAACAGTCGTACTTTTGCCCCAGATACAGAGATAATGGAAGCACTAAAGAGTAGTACTGTTGGTCAAGCCACAGATTTTAAACAAACACAAAAACTTTGTATGCCTTTCTTGAGGTTTAAGAAGGATGAGGCCATTGCAATGGGGCCTCAGGCCTTGGATCTGAAGCTACCTTTTGGAGAATTTGATGTCCTTCAGGAGAATGTGGATTTGATTAAGAGACAACTTGGTCTTGAAGAGGTGGAAATATTTTATGCAACCAATGCTGATGCTGTTGCTAGAGCTGGTTCTCAGGTGTCGGTGCTGAACCAAAATCTTCCCTCTCCTGGAAAACCATCTGCCATCTACTTGACTAG GTAG
- the LOC8263256 gene encoding glucuronoxylan 4-O-methyltransferase 1 yields MRPKTQQIPNLKLLLFGVFFAFFILFLLRSNISSSSKENSSPIFSTSQAKSSNLDDSSARNCSSTCSKIPRSLAQALIHYTTSTITPQQTLKEISVTARILEKKSPCNFLVFGLGHDSLMWNTLNYGGRTIFLEEDESWISQIRRRFPMLESYHVTYDSKVNQADNLMDVGKGPECTALSDPKVSMCQLALKGLPNEVYEIKWDLIMVDAPTGYYEEAPGRMTAIYTAGMMARNRPEGKTEVFVHDVNREVEDRFSKAFLCEGYMKKQEGRLRHFTIPSHMDALDRPFCPE; encoded by the coding sequence ATGAGGCCTAAAACCCAACAAATCCCCAACCTTAAGCTGCTCCTCTTTGGTGTCTTCTTTGCTTTCTTTATACTCTTTTTGTTAAGATCAAACATATCATCTTCATCCAAAGAAAACTCGTCTCCCATTTTCAGCACTTCTCAAGCAAAATCTTCAAATCTTGATGACTCAAGTGCCAGAAACTGCTCTTCCACTTGCAGTAAGATCCCACGTTCACTAGCTCAAGCACTCATTCATTACACAACCTCAACTATCACACCACAGCAAACACTCAAAGAAATATCAGTAACAGCAAGAATTTTGGAGAAGAAATCTCCCTGCAACTTTTTGGTTTTTGGTCTTGGTCATGACAGTCTTATGTGGAATACACTCAACTATGGTGGAAGAACAATTTTCCTTGAAGAAGATGAATCTTGGATTTCACAAATTAGAAGAAGATTTCCCATGTTGGAATCATATCATGTCACTTATGATAGTAAGGTGAATCAAGCAGACAATTTAATGGACGTAGGCAAAGGACCTGAATGCACTGCACTAAGTGATCCAAAAGTTTCAATGTGTCAACTTGCATTGAAAGGGTTGCCTAATGAagtttatgaaataaaatggGACTTGATCATGGTTGATGCACCAACAGGATACTATGAAGAAGCACCAGGAAGAATGACTGCTATATATACTGCTGGAATGATGGCTAGGAATAGGCCAGAAGGAAAAACTGAAGTGTTTGTGCATGATGTGAATAGAGAAGTGGAAGATAGATTTTCCAAGGCATTTTTATGTGAAGGGTatatgaaaaaacaagaaGGGAGATTAAGGCATTTCACTATTCCTAGCCATATGGATGCATTGGACAGGCCATTTTGCCCTGAGTAG
- the LOC8263257 gene encoding leucine--tRNA ligase, cytoplasmic isoform X2 — protein sequence MATEGAKSFARRDRLLEIEQKARTWWGEKDVFRSEPGKKSPGPDEKFFGNFPFPYMNGFLHLGHAFSLSKLEFAAAYHRLRGANVLLPFAFHCTGMPIKASADKLRREIQQFGDPPIFTKEVEEQVETQTETDEAPGNVPIDKFKGKKSKAASKSGGQMYQWEIMRSFGLSDTEISKFQDPYEWLRFFPPLAMEDLKAFGLGCDWRRSFVTTDINPYFDSFVQWQMRKLKSMGKIVKDVRYTIFSPLDGQPCADHDRASGEGVQPQEYTIIKMEVLPPFPAKIGPLEGKNVFLAAATLRPETMYGQTNAWVLPDGKYGAFEINETDVFILTERAALNLAYQNFSRFPQKPSCLVELTGYDLIGLRLKSPLSFNEVIYALPMLTILTDKGTGIVTSVPSDAPDDYMALHDLKAKPALRAKYGVIDEWVMPFEIVPIINIPEFGDKAAEKVCMDLKIKSQNEKEKLAEAKRLTYLRGFTEGTMLVGELAGRKVQEAKPLIRAKLIETGEAIIYSEPEKRVVSRSGDECVVALTDQWYITYGEEEWRKLAEECLSSMNLYSDETRHGFEHTLSWLNQWACSRSFGLGTRIPWDKDFLVESLSDSTIYMAYYTVAHLLHNDDMYGTNKPHPIQPAQMTDEVWDFIICGGSYPKSSDISSSVLEKMKHEFEYWYPFDLRVSGKDLIQNHLTFCMYNHTAIMAKHHWPRGFRCNGHIMLNSEKMSKSTGNFRTLRQAIEEFSADATRFSLADAGDGVDDANFVFETANAAILRLTKELSWMEEEILAVESSLRMGPPSTYADRVFENEMNIAVKMTEQSYRGYMFREALKTGFYDLQAARDEYRFSCGTGNMNRDLLWRFVDVQTRLIAPICPHYAEYVWRELLRKDGFVVNAGWPTAGSPDLTLKAANKYLQDSIVNMRKLLQKQHSGSKKANKKGAPVATLTEGKMIGLIYVNERFDGWKAECLRILQSKFDSNSRTFAPDTEIMEALKSSTVGQATDFKQTQKLCMPFLRFKKDEAIAMGPQALDLKLPFGEFDVLQENVDLIKRQLGLEEVEIFYATNADAVARAGSQVSVLNQNLPSPGKPSAIYLTR from the coding sequence ATGGCAACTGAGGGTGCGAAAAGCTTTGCAAGGAGGGATCGTCTCCTGGAGATTGAGCAGAAGGCTCGAACTTGGTGGGGGGAGAAAGATGTATTCAGGTCTGAACCTGGTAAAAAATCTCCTGGACCCGATGAGAAGTTCTTTGGCAACTTTCCGTTTCCGTATATGAATGGGTTTTTGCATCTTGGACATGCATTCTCATTATCCAAGCTTGAGTTTGCTGCCGCCTACCATAGATTAAGGGGTGCTAATGTGCTTTTGCCATTTGCTTTCCACTGTACTGGTATGCCCATTAAAGCATCAGCAGATAAGCTTCGTCGGGAGATTCAACAGTTTGGCGATCCCCCTATATTTACTAAAGAAGTGGAGGAGCAAGTAGAAACACAAACAGAGACTGACGAAGCCCCAGGAAATGTGCCAATAGATAAGTTCAAGGGAAAAAAGTCCAAGGCTGCATCAAAATCAGGAGGACAAATGTACCAGTGGGAAATTATGCGCAGTTTTGGACTCTCTGATACTGAGATATCAAAGTTCCAGGATCCATACGAATGGTTGAGATTTTTTCCTCCATTAGCCATGGAAGATCTTAAGGCTTTTGGCTTGGGTTGTGACTGGAGACGTTCATTTGTGACAACAGATATAAACCCTTACTTTGATTCTTTTGTGCAGTGGCAGATGAGGAAATTAAAATCCATGGGTAAGATTGTCAAAGATGTGCGCTACACAATTTTCTCTCCCTTGGATGGCCAACCATGTGCAGATCATGACAGGGCAAGTGGTGAAGGAGTGCAGCCGCAAGAATACACTATTATCAAGATGGAGGTATTGCCACCTTTTCCTGCTAAAATTGGGCCTTTAGAAGGGAAAAATGTGTTTCTAGCTGCTGCTACATTGAGACCGGAGACTATGTATGGACAAACAAATGCATGGGTATTGCCTGATGGTAAATATGGAGCTTTTGAAATCAATGAAACAGATGTATTCATCCTCACCGAGAGAGCAGCCCTCAACCTTGCCTATCAGAATTTCTCAAGGTTCCCTCAGAAACCTAGTTGCTTGGTTGAGCTAACTGGTTATGATCTGATTGGTTTACGCTTGAAGTCTCCGCTTTCTTTCAATGAGGTCATATATGCTCTTCCCATGTTAACTATCCTGACAGACAAAGGCACTGGGATTGTGACTAGTGTACCTAGTGATGCCCCTGATGATTATATGGCTTTGCATGATTTGAAGGCAAAACCAGCTCTAAGGGCAAAGTATGGTGTGATAGATGAATGGGTAATGCCCTTTGAGATCGTACCAATCATCAACATTCCAGAATTTGGAGATAAGGCTGCTGAAAAAGTTTGCATGGATCTTAAAATTAAGAGCCAAAATGAGAAAGAGAAACTTGCAGAAGCAAAAAGGTTGACCTACTTGAGAGGATTCACAGAGGGAACAATGCTGGTTGGAGAATTAGCAGGGAGAAAAGTCCAGGAAGCAAAGCCGTTAATTAGGGCTAAGCTCATTGAGACGGGTGAGGCAATTATATATAGTGAGCCTGAGAAACGGGTTGTGTCAAGGTCTGGTGATGAGTGTGTTGTGGCTCTTACGGACCAATGGTATATTACATATGGAGAAGAAGAATGGAGAAAACTGGCTGAGGAATGCTTATCCAGTATGAATCTCTATTCTGATGAGACGCGACATGGCTTTGAGCACACTTTGAGCTGGCTAAATCAGTGGGCTTGTTCGCGATCTTTTGGGCTTGGGACGCGCATACCCTGGGATAAAGATTTCCTTGTTGAATCCTTGTCTGACTCTACTATTTACATGGCTTATTACACTGTTGCCCACCTGCTTCATAATGACGACATGTATGGCACAAATAAGCCTCATCCCATTCAGCCTGCACAAATGACTGATGAAGTCTGGGATTTTATTATCTGTGGCGGTTCATACCCCAAATCATCTGATATATCTTCATCTGTACTTGAGAAAATGAAGCATGAGTTTGAATATTGGTACCCGTTTGATCTTCGAGTTTCTGGTAAGGACCTTATCCAGAATCATTTGACATTCTGCATGTACAACCATACAGCAATTATGGCCAAGCACCACTGGCCTCGGGGATTCAGGTGTAATGGTCACATTATGCTTAATTCTGAAAAGATGAGCAAGTCTACAGGAAATTTCAGAACACTGCGCCAGGCAATTGAGGAATTTTCAGCTGATGCAACACGATTCTCTTTGGCTGATGCTGGGGATggtgttgatgatgcaaacTTTGTATTTGAAACTGCAAATGCTGCAATCCTTCGTCTCACTAAAGAACTTTCCTGGATGGAAGAAGAGATTCTGGCTGTTGAATCATCTCTGAGGATGGGTCCACCATCTACTTATGCTGATCGAGTGTTTGAAAACGAGATGAACATTGCTGTCAAAATGACTGAGCAAAGTTACAGGGGCTACATGTTTAGAGAAGCTCTGAAAACTGGGTTTTATGATTTGCAAGCTGCAAGGGATGAGTACAGGTTCTCATGTGGCACTGGGAACATGAACCGCGACTTGCTATGGCGCTTTGTGGATGTCCAGACACGGCTAATTGCTCCAATCTGTCCGCACTATGCAGAATATGTTTGGAGGGAACTTTTGAGGAAGGACGGATTCGTGGTGAATGCGGGGTGGCCTACAGCTGGTTCTCCTGATCTAACTCTGAAGGCTGCTAACAAGTACTTGCAGGACTCAATTGTTAATATGCGGAAGTTACTTCAGAAACAACACTCAGGTTCAAAGAAAGCCAATAAGAAGGGGGCTCCAGTTGCAACGCTAACTGAAGGCAAGATGATAGGCTTGATATATGTAAATGAGCGATTTGATGGATGGAAGGCAGAATGCTTGAGGATACTTCAAAGCAAATTTGACAGCAACAGTCGTACTTTTGCCCCAGATACAGAGATAATGGAAGCACTAAAGAGTAGTACTGTTGGTCAAGCCACAGATTTTAAACAAACACAAAAACTTTGTATGCCTTTCTTGAGGTTTAAGAAGGATGAGGCCATTGCAATGGGGCCTCAGGCCTTGGATCTGAAGCTACCTTTTGGAGAATTTGATGTCCTTCAGGAGAATGTGGATTTGATTAAGAGACAACTTGGTCTTGAAGAGGTGGAAATATTTTATGCAACCAATGCTGATGCTGTTGCTAGAGCTGGTTCTCAGGTGTCGGTGCTGAACCAAAATCTTCCCTCTCCTGGAAAACCATCTGCCATCTACTTGACTAGGTGA